From Cellulophaga lytica DSM 7489, a single genomic window includes:
- a CDS encoding ATP-binding protein, translating into MSAKIMNVDNEIKGAFFDMAHTPSVVFDKNMVFLDMNEAAISTLNIKKSDFIGKSILEAFPYLEGTERLEAYKNVIKTGKPISLDEISFYTDDKTFVFIVRAFKVGEGLGVTTLDITNLITTIDKLKATQNNLQIVNKNLKLKNKELEEFSYVAAHDLRAPLTNMQSLFGMLESSNAITDEVKPIFDKLKYVGKLMCDKLKALNNVIALKSNLEDKKEKVIFKEVVAKIKAIHSEKIVTSRAIIKEDFTALPTINYNPVQFDSILHNLISNAIKYKHPRRKPIIHVSTHLENNKPVLIIKDNGLGFDTSNGKSKVFGLFKRMHTHVEGLGVGLYIIHSIIVGNGGQIEVVSEENKGTQFKIYF; encoded by the coding sequence ATGAGTGCTAAAATTATGAATGTAGACAATGAGATTAAAGGAGCTTTTTTTGATATGGCACACACACCTAGTGTAGTATTTGATAAAAATATGGTGTTTTTAGATATGAATGAAGCTGCAATATCTACCCTAAATATTAAAAAAAGCGATTTTATAGGTAAATCTATTCTTGAAGCATTTCCTTATTTAGAAGGTACAGAAAGGTTAGAGGCTTATAAAAATGTTATAAAAACAGGAAAGCCAATAAGTCTAGACGAAATTTCTTTTTATACAGATGATAAAACTTTTGTTTTTATAGTTAGAGCTTTTAAAGTAGGGGAAGGTCTAGGTGTAACTACACTAGATATTACTAACCTAATAACCACAATAGATAAGCTAAAAGCAACACAGAATAATTTACAAATTGTAAATAAAAATTTAAAACTTAAAAATAAAGAGCTAGAAGAGTTCTCTTATGTTGCTGCACATGACTTAAGAGCTCCTTTAACCAATATGCAAAGTCTTTTTGGAATGTTAGAGTCTAGCAATGCTATAACAGATGAAGTAAAACCAATATTTGATAAGCTAAAATATGTTGGTAAACTTATGTGTGATAAGTTAAAGGCTTTAAACAATGTAATTGCCTTAAAATCTAATTTAGAAGACAAAAAAGAAAAAGTAATTTTTAAAGAAGTTGTAGCAAAAATAAAAGCAATACACTCTGAAAAAATAGTTACAAGTAGGGCAATAATAAAAGAAGATTTTACTGCTTTACCAACTATTAATTACAACCCTGTACAGTTTGATAGTATTTTGCATAACTTAATATCTAACGCTATAAAATATAAGCATCCTCGTAGAAAACCTATTATACACGTATCTACACATTTAGAAAACAATAAACCAGTTTTAATAATTAAAGATAACGGTTTGGGTTTTGATACTAGTAACGGAAAAAGTAAAGTATTTGGCTTATTTAAAAGAATGCACACACACGTAGAAGGCTTGGGCGTTGGACTATATATTATACACTCAATTATTGTGGGTAATGGAGGCCAAATAGAAGTTGTAAGCGAAGAAAATAAAGGAACACAATTTAAAATATATTTTTAA
- a CDS encoding response regulator — translation MENKTTNLCKILLIEDDVVTNFITTSKLNNLGYSNITAVENGKEAIDYLKDNKPDLIVLDLNMPIMDGFEFMESKEQNCICMGVPIVIVTSSGRPSDKEKAKTFLDVISYLEKPLNYDKLQKILMSLRQCLK, via the coding sequence ATGGAGAATAAAACAACCAACTTATGTAAAATTTTGCTAATTGAAGATGATGTAGTAACTAACTTTATAACTACTAGTAAATTAAACAACTTAGGATATAGTAATATAACAGCTGTAGAAAATGGTAAAGAAGCTATTGATTATTTAAAAGATAATAAGCCAGACTTAATTGTTTTAGATCTTAATATGCCTATTATGGATGGGTTTGAATTTATGGAGAGCAAAGAACAAAATTGCATTTGTATGGGTGTGCCAATTGTAATTGTTACATCTTCTGGTAGGCCATCTGATAAAGAAAAAGCTAAAACATTTTTAGATGTAATAAGCTATTTAGAAAAACCATTAAATTATGATAAGCTCCAAAAAATACTAATGTCTTTAAGGCAGTGCTTAAAATAA
- a CDS encoding LytR/AlgR family response regulator transcription factor, producing MIKAIIVDDEVHCSERLISLLSNHSKAIKIVRICHTLEEAKNTIKKLNFDLVFLDIQLSDKTAFDLLKTIKNLTFQIIFTTAYDKYAIEAIKFSAFDYLLKPIDKDELNETLKRLDKTLDINNAHKLNTLLHNTLTEDKKKIVITTEKETYFLEMSNILRCEADGSYTKLYLVSNDTIYTSKTLKYYDDLLNSYHFFRTHQSHLININFISKYIKGTNAYIIMNDESVVPVAKRRKDDFSDRINNLNKFA from the coding sequence ATGATAAAAGCTATAATTGTTGACGATGAAGTGCATTGCTCAGAAAGACTAATATCACTACTATCAAACCATTCTAAAGCAATAAAGATAGTACGTATTTGCCATACACTGGAAGAAGCCAAAAACACTATTAAAAAATTAAATTTTGATTTAGTTTTTTTAGACATTCAACTCAGTGATAAAACAGCCTTTGATTTATTAAAAACTATTAAAAATCTTACATTTCAAATTATTTTTACTACTGCATATGACAAATATGCTATTGAAGCAATTAAGTTTAGTGCATTTGACTATCTTCTAAAACCTATTGATAAAGATGAGTTAAATGAAACATTAAAGAGATTAGATAAAACTCTAGATATAAACAATGCGCATAAATTAAATACATTACTACACAATACTTTAACCGAAGATAAAAAAAAGATAGTTATAACTACAGAAAAAGAAACATACTTTTTAGAGATGTCCAATATATTAAGGTGTGAAGCAGACGGCAGTTATACAAAACTTTACCTAGTAAGCAATGATACTATATACACTTCAAAAACATTAAAGTATTATGATGACTTACTAAATTCATATCATTTTTTTAGAACACATCAGTCTCACCTAATAAATATAAATTTTATAAGCAAGTACATCAAAGGAACTAACGCCTATATAATTATGAATGATGAAAGTGTCGTGCCTGTAGCTAAAAGAAGAAAAGATGATTTCTCTGATAGGATTAATAATCTAAACAAATTTGCTTAA
- a CDS encoding tetratricopeptide repeat-containing sensor histidine kinase: MKPVLRSLIIITYLVFCCFSSLAQEKDSILNLLDGYIKKDTVRGQYLIKASNYLTYSKPKVAIEYIDEAIKIAKDKKWKKGTASALNQKGSIYYTMANNLKALDLFLEALSISENINDEKLTINLYNNVANIYADMKDFDKALANYNNCLNISIELKDTINQIRAYNNIGNVYSETNRVNTSINYFDKALLYAKQVNNIFFVAAIINNKGLAYKRKKDYNNSLKHYKEALQISREINNKYIEASALNSLGKVLVLQNKFNQAKIYAKNSLAVSKNIDAVEWQADSWLVLNQVYENDQNHKKSLLAFKNYIKLRDSVATEEKKAELTKKDMQYQIDKQDTLSKAEIKRQSLIKNSAIGAGSSLLLFSIVGYFLYKRKRDAEAQKNIAEFKTKIAETELKALRSQMNPHFIFNSLNSISNYLVNNDIKKADEYLLKFSTLTRSILENSEKKWISLKDDLELLKMYIDIESLRLKNKLNHIVSINNNIDLENTLIPPLILQPFIENSIWHGVSQIEAEGIIKIEINSNNKTLICAVEDNGIGREKATRNLNKTSSMGIKITSQRIDLINKTKKANETIKYTDKEKGLRVEVTLPLKLKF, encoded by the coding sequence ATGAAACCAGTACTCAGAAGCTTAATAATTATAACCTACTTAGTTTTTTGTTGTTTTTCTTCTCTAGCACAAGAAAAAGATTCCATTTTAAACCTTCTTGATGGTTATATTAAAAAAGACACTGTAAGAGGTCAATATTTAATAAAGGCCTCAAACTACTTAACATATAGCAAACCTAAGGTAGCTATAGAATATATTGATGAAGCTATAAAAATTGCAAAAGACAAAAAATGGAAAAAAGGAACAGCATCTGCATTAAACCAAAAAGGCAGCATCTATTACACAATGGCAAACAACTTAAAAGCTCTAGACTTATTTCTTGAGGCTCTAAGTATTTCTGAAAACATTAATGATGAAAAATTAACCATTAATCTTTATAATAATGTAGCTAACATTTATGCTGATATGAAAGATTTTGACAAGGCATTAGCTAACTATAATAACTGCTTAAACATTTCTATTGAACTAAAAGACACTATTAACCAAATAAGAGCATACAATAATATTGGAAATGTTTATAGTGAAACTAACAGAGTAAATACGTCAATAAACTACTTTGATAAAGCATTATTATATGCAAAGCAAGTAAATAATATATTTTTTGTTGCTGCTATTATTAACAACAAGGGGTTAGCCTACAAAAGAAAAAAAGATTATAATAATTCATTAAAACACTATAAAGAAGCGTTACAAATTTCAAGAGAAATTAACAATAAATACATAGAAGCTTCTGCTTTAAATAGTCTTGGCAAGGTCTTGGTATTACAAAATAAATTTAATCAAGCTAAAATATATGCTAAAAATTCATTAGCTGTTTCAAAAAATATTGATGCTGTTGAGTGGCAAGCAGATTCTTGGCTAGTTTTAAATCAAGTTTATGAAAATGATCAGAATCATAAAAAATCGTTATTAGCTTTTAAAAATTATATTAAATTAAGAGATAGCGTAGCAACCGAAGAAAAAAAAGCAGAGTTAACAAAAAAAGATATGCAGTATCAAATTGATAAACAAGATACTCTCTCTAAAGCGGAAATAAAACGTCAATCACTAATTAAAAATTCGGCTATTGGTGCAGGAAGTTCTTTACTACTATTTTCTATTGTTGGTTATTTTTTATACAAACGAAAACGAGATGCTGAGGCACAAAAAAATATTGCTGAATTTAAAACTAAAATAGCCGAAACCGAACTGAAAGCTTTGCGATCTCAAATGAATCCCCATTTTATTTTTAACTCATTAAACTCTATAAGTAACTATTTGGTTAATAATGACATAAAAAAAGCGGATGAATATTTGTTAAAATTTTCTACATTAACACGTTCTATTTTAGAAAACTCTGAAAAAAAATGGATTTCGCTAAAAGATGATTTAGAGTTATTAAAAATGTATATAGACATTGAATCTTTGAGACTAAAAAATAAACTTAACCATATTGTAAGTATTAATAATAATATTGATTTGGAAAACACCTTAATACCTCCATTAATTCTACAACCCTTTATAGAAAATAGTATTTGGCATGGCGTATCTCAAATAGAAGCAGAAGGCATAATTAAAATTGAAATAAACAGTAATAACAAAACACTAATTTGTGCTGTTGAAGATAACGGAATTGGTAGAGAAAAGGCTACAAGAAATTTAAATAAAACAAGCTCAATGGGCATTAAAATTACGAGTCAAAGAATAGATTTAATTAACAAAACAAAAAAGGCAAACGAAACTATAAAGTATACAGATAAAGAAAAAGGCTTAAGAGTTGAAGTAACATTACCACTTAAACTAAAATTTTAA
- a CDS encoding MORN repeat-containing protein, with translation MKKIVLILSLFYFISCDTVVYKEAIPKSKKDYPFFPLNYDGTYVSSKTRKDTLFIGAKDFYFKLAPTVDGKENTFSRKGRVGKQLKVKLYGKGAFVNSKQYNSSNYWNTRFITLKGNKLYVFKLPNNTDVKSLIYDYNYDNKTKKYIINPSMSELDALINNNIFKLSRVFEKINSTSYKPKLTNSNSQNIKYKAGCIYGDCKGGYGIYKYSNGDSYKGYFKNSKRHGFGDYLWGNIHYSGNWENGNRSGYGNFYKQEINTLYVGEWKNNLISGYGFRINSNLSVDRGLWQSGKIVSRYSYSDSGKRIGCVRGNCNNGYGKYVLTSNSYYEGFFINGKRLLGEYSYKNGDKYKGEFNSSGKREGTGFYTYSNGNVYKGQWLNDKKHGLGIFKYKNGKTYYENYNNGVRVSSKEQKIN, from the coding sequence ATGAAAAAAATAGTATTAATACTGTCTTTATTTTACTTTATTTCATGTGATACAGTTGTGTATAAAGAAGCTATCCCAAAAAGCAAGAAAGATTATCCTTTTTTTCCATTAAATTATGATGGAACCTATGTGAGTTCAAAAACTAGAAAAGACACACTCTTTATTGGTGCAAAAGACTTTTATTTTAAGTTAGCACCAACAGTAGATGGAAAAGAAAATACTTTTTCTAGAAAAGGACGAGTAGGTAAGCAACTTAAGGTTAAATTATACGGCAAAGGAGCATTTGTAAACTCAAAACAGTATAATAGTTCTAACTACTGGAATACACGTTTTATTACTTTAAAAGGCAATAAATTATATGTTTTTAAATTGCCAAATAATACAGATGTAAAAAGTTTAATTTATGATTATAATTACGATAATAAAACAAAAAAATATATTATAAATCCTAGTATGTCAGAATTAGACGCGTTAATAAATAATAATATATTCAAATTATCTAGAGTTTTTGAAAAGATAAATTCAACCTCCTATAAACCAAAATTAACCAATAGTAACTCACAAAATATAAAGTATAAAGCTGGTTGTATTTATGGAGATTGTAAAGGTGGGTACGGCATATATAAGTATAGCAATGGCGACAGTTATAAGGGATATTTTAAAAATAGTAAAAGACATGGCTTTGGAGATTATTTATGGGGTAATATTCATTATTCTGGTAACTGGGAAAACGGAAACCGTAGCGGGTATGGAAATTTTTATAAGCAAGAAATTAATACCTTATATGTTGGAGAATGGAAAAATAATTTAATTTCTGGATATGGATTCAGAATAAACTCTAATTTAAGTGTAGACAGAGGGTTATGGCAAAGTGGAAAAATTGTTTCTAGGTATAGTTACAGTGACAGTGGAAAAAGAATAGGTTGTGTAAGAGGCAATTGTAATAATGGGTATGGCAAATATGTATTAACTAGTAATAGTTACTATGAAGGATTTTTTATTAATGGAAAGCGTTTGTTAGGGGAGTACAGCTATAAAAACGGAGACAAATATAAGGGGGAATTTAATTCTAGTGGAAAAAGAGAGGGTACAGGTTTTTATACTTACTCAAATGGTAATGTTTACAAAGGGCAATGGCTTAATGATAAAAAACATGGTTTAGGAATTTTTAAATATAAAAATGGTAAAACCTATTATGAAAATTATAACAATGGTGTAAGAGTTTCTTCTAAAGAACAAAAAATCAATTAA